attaattattatcacGTGATAAAAAATTTTCAAGATTTCTTGGTACAATAGTAAATctagttatttatttacataaaatacaaatttaagaAAAGATTTGTGGTTGctttataactttatataatattacattatatgttatatattattttcattttgtcTCAGTTATGGTCATGaaattttatctcttttttgaGGATTATTATATAAATCACAGATGAGAAATAATGAAATGAttaatatatgtgtgtgtagtATAAATACATTTCGCGTTGGTAAAACTGATAATTTATCGCGCCATCTGTACAATAGTGCACAAATGTTTGTTCACTCATGGACAGGTTAGATTTGTGCAGTTCAAGTTAAATTTCtttcaatataataatatagtaaaaGAGTATAGGATTTTCACATTTTTACGGATGATGGAGGAAGTTGACAATATAATTATTCATTCATTGCGTCAAATAGGCTGGTAAGATCTATTTTCTGCGACGTTTTATGCATTTAATAAACTCTTGATATCTGATGTCAACCGGTTTTATATGACTGAAAGTGGGCGGTGATATTTAtgtgaattatattttatacttccaaatgataatttgtaatttattttatcaaacAGGAAGACATTACGATAttacttaaaaatatatatatatatatatcgcgaCATTGAAACAGTGTTTGCAAATActaaatgattaaaaaatagtTGCAAAAGTGTGATATAATTTTTGAATTAATTGCAAGattgtataaaaaaatttattttaatttgttcTACATGTATATTGCAGAGTTTGATTATCAAcctaaataatatttatttgacaCATATGTTATGTAAATTACATTACTTAACGCTGCTTTAGCAATTCAGAATTAAATAAAgtattattcatataaaaatactttgcaaattTTTAACATCAATTTTTTTAGTGACATAACAGAGAATATAACAAATCTCAGTGGTTTTAACACAGAATTGGTAGTAGAGGCAACGGTAAAATGTTTAGACATAATAAGACCAGGACTTGGATTATCAACAATTTTACCTATAAATATGGCAGCCAGATTTCGACTAGGTGCTACACTTGCTCAAGCATGTTCAGTAAGattttataaacatataaattatttatgcaattttgatattttaattttattgacatCTTGTTTCTAAATTTAGGAATTAGGATACAAAGGTGATATTGGTTATCAAACATTTTTATATAGCTCAGAAGCAGACCTAAGGAAAGTTTTCATGTTTCTTATTGAAAAATTACCGAAAGAAAGTGATAAACCTCTAAGCGAACCTGTTAGCAATATTGCATTACTAGAAAAATCTATAGCAACAGTAATAACACAGAGTCTATCAGTTTCATGGTTACCACATTATTGCCATACAAAGGGATTTAGAAATAGAGGACGGGCAAGAATCCCTTATAAATCTGTGAATTTAGAAGTTCCAAAAATGGACAGTAAAGAAGGTAATATTGCTtacatttaatgtattttaatattataataatattttgattaGAAAATTTTGTTTGTCATAGAATATCAAGATTATTGCATACATTATCTGCAATCTGTGCCTGAGCAAGTGCAAAATGAATCATCACTTCTACCTTCTTTGATATCTTACAATGCAAGAGCTCTTCATACACATTCAATGAGTATTCTTGATCAAATAAATTGGTTAAATAAACAATATTGCGATAAAATTATTGAGGCTAATATATCTGGTGATGTTAATTTTCTGAATGGAAATTCAATAAAAGATAGAACATTACCTTCCAAAgtaagctttaaaaatattgataacGATGTTCACACAGTCTCATTCTAGACTGTtttattaattgtttattaTCTTTCTGTATATAGCAACCTCAGATAAAAGATAATGGCACTAAAGAAACTAAGATTATAGAACAAAAAGTATTAAATAAGATGGAAAAACAAGACTTACagatagaaaaaataaaaatagaatgtgAGTGTTCCAGAAATGACATAGAAAAATTGCAAGATGCAATCAAGAAGCTAAGTACCAGTGTAGCACAAGTAacaataaattatcaaaatgaGGAGaaagagttaacaattaatgaAGAACAAAAAAAGATTAAAGCAAGAATTTATGATCTGTTTCAAGATGgggaagaaaatattaagaaactAGAGACAGCAATTGAAGTTACTACAAGTAAATTAATCAATTTAGGTAATCAGTGGGAGAAACATAGAGTGCCTCTAATCCAAAAGTATAGACAAGAAAGAGAAAAGCATTCTACTAAAGCTGTAAGTACTATCatcgtaatataaaataaaattcaaattattcacgtaaattcaaaatttcatgtattgaatatatatatttagagtGCAAGTCAGAAGAAGCTCGATGATATTAAGTTACtaaaagagaaggagagagaattACAAGAAGAATGTCGTAATAAAGATCAACAATACTCACAATTAGTAATCGAAGTTCAAAAACTCCCTAAAGAAGTGAATAGGTCCGCATATACTCAACGAATTTTAgaaataattaacaatattaGAAAACAAAGAGATGAGATTAATAAAGTATTAGCTGACACGCGTGAAATCCAAAAAGAAATTAACACACTTACAGGCAGATTAGAAAGGTCCTTTACTGTTGCTGATGAATTAATATTTCGAGATGCAAGAACGAATGAGGCATCAAGAAAAGCTTATAAATTATTGGCCACACTTCATTCTGATTGTAGTGAACTCGTAAGTTTAGTAGAAGAAACAGGTGCGACTATAAGAGAAATAAGAGACTTAGAAGAGCAGGTAAATATTGTATAGTATAAAGGTAATAATATCTTTGAAGATGACTTTTATATTGCTGTCATATTATTGAAACCTAATATAATTAGAGAGTTATAATGGATTTTAGATTGATTGTGAAGCTACAAAAAATGTTGGAGCAAATTTGGAAAGGATAACTGCTGATTTGAGACAAATGAAACAAGAAACAGCAGAATTAACGGCACAATTACAGAGTAAAACTTCGTGATTTTTATATAATCTGtgatattacgatatattatttgtaataaCAATGACCAGGTAAAGTTccattaacactttgactgccatgttggtcatatatgactggccacggtttctcctgtgacgccacagtggtcattggtgaccagagcgcttgaacttcttacaattgtaaaatgtatgaaaattgacagttagggcattttgaatataaccgataaataaaagatactttgaaacaaaaagtgccccattgaacaattaaacacttttattagaatatcaataaaagaaaatgcgaacaaatcttgcatctaacactgcactgtgtttgcatccatatctttgaggggtaatctacgaatattattataaacacagcttagaaaataatcgtaaatgctgctttataatcatatatataattgaagttagaagtgtgcacatatcttactattatatatagaatgagcaaatactgtttactaatatcttctacacgtctcaacaatatattctgaaCGTTTTGCTTACAACGAAATGACAAaggcgaatggtttgttgaaaccaacgaagccttgttataatatgtcgctatcaactattaccaaggcgccaccttttgccattatatgctttgaataataaaaatactcccatGGCGTCTTGAGCAAAacgtgtgatttcggcgtggcagtcaaagtgttaatgttAAAGATAGAATGAGCTAAAgctttaattagaaaatttttacCAAAAGTGAAATTATATTATTGCATTTACAGAACATTCCTCATAAACGAATACGATTACGAAGACCAAATTTTATAGTTATGCAGGATTTGATATATTGCTGCCTATAAAATAGTTTTTAACAGTTATTCTAAATTTAAAAGTAACTGTTAAAACTGTGCCTTGGCCCAAAGTTGTGTGTAACGTAAAATTATACGTAATTCGCTAATCGTGTTTATAAGAGGGCCAAGATGTGACATAAATGGATTCAATATCAACGCTCAAACGGAACGTTATTTGCTACAAAGCCTAATAATTTTTTTAGCATAAACTTTAATTGTACAGTTAACTTCCATATTTCTAAGAAATAAGTGGCTTTGGAGATATCCGCTATAAACTTACATAATAAACATTTAAGAAAATACTTTAAGGAATTATGTACAAAATATGAGAGATAAATAATGTGATACATATTTTTActgttttttattattataaacccTTTATTCATAGTTTTCGaaagtatttaatttattaaggttttaactatacatatttattaaaaaattataaatatgtcAAAAATTACTCTTTCTGAATTTAAAGCATTGGTGGTATatattctttttctccttctaatTTCTTCAGTTTCCTTTGAGCGCCATGTTTGCTAAGGAgtttttccatattttccttttcctttgcTTCCATTTCTTCTATCTGTAGTtctatttcttcttcattttcaaAGAAAGTTAAAAATCGTTCTTGTTTCTTCATTTCTTCTTTCAATTTGTTTATTTCCAGCAGTTTGGCCTCTCGATTCATTTCCTCTATCTGTTTATCTAATATTAATTGTCTTTTTCTTTCCCATTCGGTatatttctg
Above is a genomic segment from Bombus vancouverensis nearcticus chromosome 13, iyBomVanc1_principal, whole genome shotgun sequence containing:
- the LOC117162118 gene encoding coiled-coil domain-containing protein 22 homolog, encoding MMEEVDNIIIHSLRQIGCDITENITNLSGFNTELVVEATVKCLDIIRPGLGLSTILPINMAARFRLGATLAQACSELGYKGDIGYQTFLYSSEADLRKVFMFLIEKLPKESDKPLSEPVSNIALLEKSIATVITQSLSVSWLPHYCHTKGFRNRGRARIPYKSVNLEVPKMDSKEEYQDYCIHYLQSVPEQVQNESSLLPSLISYNARALHTHSMSILDQINWLNKQYCDKIIEANISGDVNFLNGNSIKDRTLPSKQPQIKDNGTKETKIIEQKVLNKMEKQDLQIEKIKIECECSRNDIEKLQDAIKKLSTSVAQVTINYQNEEKELTINEEQKKIKARIYDLFQDGEENIKKLETAIEVTTSKLINLGNQWEKHRVPLIQKYRQEREKHSTKASASQKKLDDIKLLKEKERELQEECRNKDQQYSQLVIEVQKLPKEVNRSAYTQRILEIINNIRKQRDEINKVLADTREIQKEINTLTGRLERSFTVADELIFRDARTNEASRKAYKLLATLHSDCSELVSLVEETGATIREIRDLEEQIDCEATKNVGANLERITADLRQMKQETAELTAQLQKHSS